The proteins below are encoded in one region of Neorhodopirellula lusitana:
- the rpsH gene encoding 30S ribosomal protein S8, whose amino-acid sequence MMTDPIADMLTRIRNAVRVERPFVDIPASRVKRGLADVLKREGFIWDWKEEETEPVKTLRLELKYGPNGERVIQTIKRISKPGRRLYSRSKELKPVLGGLGIRIISTSKGVVSDREARRDKIGGEVLCEVS is encoded by the coding sequence ATGATGACTGACCCAATTGCCGATATGCTTACTCGGATCCGCAACGCGGTTCGTGTCGAGCGGCCATTTGTTGACATCCCAGCTAGCCGCGTTAAGCGTGGTTTGGCCGACGTGCTGAAGCGAGAAGGCTTCATCTGGGACTGGAAGGAAGAAGAAACCGAGCCTGTTAAAACGCTCCGGTTAGAGTTGAAGTACGGCCCCAACGGCGAACGCGTGATCCAAACGATCAAACGCATTAGCAAGCCAGGTCGTCGTCTTTACTCGCGTAGCAAAGAATTGAAGCCTGTTTTGGGTGGACTCGGTATTCGTATCATTAGCACATCCAAAGGTGTGGTAAGTGACCGCGAAGCTCGTCGC
- a CDS encoding type Z 30S ribosomal protein S14, whose amino-acid sequence MASKSKIAKASRTPKFSTRKENRCNYCGRPRSVYRKFGLCRICFRLNANAGLIPGVRKASW is encoded by the coding sequence GTGGCAAGCAAGTCCAAAATCGCCAAGGCGAGTCGAACGCCAAAGTTTTCCACACGGAAAGAAAATCGTTGCAACTATTGTGGTCGCCCTCGATCGGTCTACCGCAAGTTTGGTTTGTGCCGAATTTGCTTCCGTCTTAACGCGAACGCTGGGTTGATCCCCGGTGTTCGTAAGGCCAGTTGGTGA